In a single window of the Halobaculum lipolyticum genome:
- a CDS encoding J domain-containing protein, whose translation MFGEWIAALPGWLVWGVVFGMLASVGVAAVFLAANRWFPDPPARSGGPDQGSLRRKAEIRDYLRSIDERFLEDVDRDGTRVAFYLPERKVALTFDVHAYFAIRDDADSDDFVILCEHEMPGRHLGRRLPFEVPEVGVDRGPSAAAAATPGGATAVVSAFDTLGLPSTADEDRVERAYREKVKETHPDQGGSREAFAEVREAYATALDHAEESSGRGRGRA comes from the coding sequence GTGTTCGGTGAGTGGATCGCCGCGCTGCCGGGGTGGTTGGTGTGGGGCGTGGTCTTCGGGATGCTCGCCTCCGTCGGCGTCGCGGCGGTGTTCCTCGCGGCCAACCGCTGGTTCCCGGACCCGCCGGCCCGGAGCGGCGGTCCCGACCAGGGGTCGCTCCGCCGGAAGGCCGAGATCCGCGACTACCTCCGCAGCATCGACGAGCGGTTCCTCGAGGACGTCGACCGCGACGGTACCCGCGTCGCCTTCTACCTGCCCGAGCGCAAGGTCGCGCTCACCTTCGACGTCCACGCCTACTTCGCGATCCGGGACGACGCCGACAGCGACGACTTCGTGATCCTGTGTGAACACGAGATGCCCGGCCGCCACCTCGGCCGCCGGCTCCCGTTCGAGGTGCCGGAGGTCGGCGTCGACCGCGGACCGAGCGCGGCCGCGGCCGCGACGCCCGGGGGCGCGACCGCCGTCGTCTCGGCGTTCGACACGCTCGGGCTCCCGTCGACGGCCGACGAGGACCGCGTCGAGCGCGCCTACCGCGAGAAGGTGAAGGAGACCCACCCCGACCAGGGCGGGAGCCGCGAGGCGTTCGCCGAGGTGCGGGAGGCGTACGCGACCGCCCTCGACCACGCCGAGGAGTCGTCGGGGCGGGGTCGCGGCCGGGCGTAG